The genomic stretch ATGAAGAGATACCCAACGATCACCGTATTTCTTCAATAAAGCTACGGGGTCTGCACCTCCAAAATATGTCCACATCACGTCCATCTGAAAAGAAACGTATTTGGGATCTGTATTCTCAACCATGTAGTCAAATAAAGTCCCCTCCTGATACGGCTGGAATTCATAGCCGTGAACATGATATTTGAAGGTAATCCCATTCTCTTCCAGCACTTTCCCTCCTTCGTTAAATGCCTTGATCGCCCGGTCAGCATTTGCTTTGGTGAAGTCGCCATCATGTGGTAGCCAGGCTACCATTACATACTTTGCCCCCAATGCCTTTGCCTTATCAGCCACTTGCTGGGGATCTGCTTCCAAGGCTTCGAATCCTGTTCCGGTAGATGGAATACTGATCCCTCTTGCTTCGCAAAGCTTTAAAAATTCCTCAGCCGACATACCTTTCGGAGTCCCGCCTTCGAGTTCTTTGAATCCCATTTCCTGGATGATGTCCAAAGTTGTCTCTACCCCATTTGCCCAGTGATTGCGGAATGAATAAGACTGTACTCCTAATGCAACCTGAAGCAGTGGCTCACCTTGCTGCTGTGCGGAAGTCAGAGCTGGAAGTAAACCGCTCAGCAAAACGGCGAGTATAAATATGTTAAGTTTTTTCATTTTATAATTATTTGAAAATATTACTGAAGCTTAAGGTTTTAAACTGTGGAACATTGACTATAGATTCTGCTTGTTCAGTTCTTCCACGGCATAATTCGCTGCCCGTGCAGTCAAAGCCATAAAGGTCAGTGTAGGGTTTTGTGTACTGGTGCTCGTCATACATGCCCCATCCGTGACAAAAACGTTCTTGCAGTGATGGAGCTGGTTGTATTTGTTCAGCAGAGAAGTCTTGGGGTCATGCCCCATTCGTACCCCGCCCATTTCATGGATATCTGAGCCTGGATCAGCATGGCTGTCCTGAACTTTGATATTGGTAAAACCTGCTTTCTCATACATCAGTGTCTGCTGTTCTACAAAATCTGCTACCATTTTATCGTCATTTTCTTTCCATTCTACAGAAAGGATAATTTGAGGGATACCATACTTATCCACCTGATCAGTGCTGAGCCGCACGTGATTATCCTCCACAGGCACAGTCTCTCCCTGCATCCAGGAAGCCATATGCCAGACTCCGTATTTTTGATTCAGAAGATTGTCCCGCAGCTGGTCTCCTATCATACTGGTATCAGATCCTAATGCACGGCCTCCTGACATACCTATAGAATAGCCACGAAGAAAGTCTGTGTCTTGCTTGAAAACATTCCTGAATCTAGGCACATAAGCGTGACCCGGGTTTCTTCCATCGTTAAACTTGTCTAAAAAGCCCTCGAAGCTAGCACTTCCTTTGCCCCGGTAATTATGGCAAGCCATATATTTCCCCATCAGTCCATTTTCATTTCCTATTCCATGGGAAAAAGTGGATGATTTAGAATTCAGGAGAATAGCATTGGAAGCAATAGTAGACGCATTTACGAAGATGATTTTCGCATAAAACTCTATAGCTTCCCCGGTATTTCTATCGATAATCCGAACCCCTGAAGCTTTGCCTTTGACTTCGTCATAAATGATCGATTCCACTACGGCGTCTGGGCGAACAGTTAAATTACCGGTCTTTTCAGCCCAAGGCAAAGTAGAAGCATTGGAGGAGAAGTAGCCCCCATAGACACAGCCCCGGTTGCACATGGCTTGATGTTGACATTTATTCCTACCCTGCTGTCTGTGGATTTCCTGAGGATCTGTAAGGTGCGCACATCTCCCCTGGATCAAATACCTGTTGTCAAAATTAGCAGCCAACTGCTCCTTGTAATAGTTCTCAATACAGCTCAATTCAAAGCCAGGCATTACATCAGAATCCGGCAACTCTGCCAAACCATCCTTATTTCCGGCAATACCGGCGAATTTTTCCACATAGGAATACCAAGGCTCTATGTCTTTGTATCGGATTGGCCAGTCCACAGCAAACCCATCCCGAACAGGGCCTTCGTAATCAAAATCGCTCCAGCGCTGGGTAGCCCTAGCCCAAAGCAAGGACTTCCCTCCTACATGATAGCCACGGAACCATCGAAAGGGCTTTTCCTGGATGATAGGTTGCTCATCTTCAGCCAGTGCCCAATGAACTGTTTCCTCCCTTATCCATCGGCTTCCTCCCATTCCGGATCTTTTCTCCAAAGGCACAGCACCACGGAACTCGAACTCCCATGGAGCTTTGGATGCCGTAGGATAATCTT from Algoriphagus sp. NG3 encodes the following:
- a CDS encoding sugar phosphate isomerase/epimerase, which gives rise to MKKLNIFILAVLLSGLLPALTSAQQQGEPLLQVALGVQSYSFRNHWANGVETTLDIIQEMGFKELEGGTPKGMSAEEFLKLCEARGISIPSTGTGFEALEADPQQVADKAKALGAKYVMVAWLPHDGDFTKANADRAIKAFNEGGKVLEENGITFKYHVHGYEFQPYQEGTLFDYMVENTDPKYVSFQMDVMWTYFGGADPVALLKKYGDRWVSLHLKDLRKGAPKDMTGLTGPENDVVLGTGELDLPGILRESNKIGIKHMFIEDESDEEMENLPKSIAYLKSLKY
- a CDS encoding GMC family oxidoreductase, whose amino-acid sequence is MLQDSKEKRTYDAIVIGSGASGGWAAKELTEKGLKTLVLERGRMVKHIEDYPTASKAPWEFEFRGAVPLEKRSGMGGSRWIREETVHWALAEDEQPIIQEKPFRWFRGYHVGGKSLLWARATQRWSDFDYEGPVRDGFAVDWPIRYKDIEPWYSYVEKFAGIAGNKDGLAELPDSDVMPGFELSCIENYYKEQLAANFDNRYLIQGRCAHLTDPQEIHRQQGRNKCQHQAMCNRGCVYGGYFSSNASTLPWAEKTGNLTVRPDAVVESIIYDEVKGKASGVRIIDRNTGEAIEFYAKIIFVNASTIASNAILLNSKSSTFSHGIGNENGLMGKYMACHNYRGKGSASFEGFLDKFNDGRNPGHAYVPRFRNVFKQDTDFLRGYSIGMSGGRALGSDTSMIGDQLRDNLLNQKYGVWHMASWMQGETVPVEDNHVRLSTDQVDKYGIPQIILSVEWKENDDKMVADFVEQQTLMYEKAGFTNIKVQDSHADPGSDIHEMGGVRMGHDPKTSLLNKYNQLHHCKNVFVTDGACMTSTSTQNPTLTFMALTARAANYAVEELNKQNL